The Pseudomonas kermanshahensis genome includes a window with the following:
- a CDS encoding efflux RND transporter periplasmic adaptor subunit, producing MTVNRPLPHPQLLLQLDALRDKAMAAETLGALAFSMANDLYPLLPFHQSLVFEQGNSGLELLCVSGLARPSEDSPYLVWLRRASRWLAERLVEPQPAWLTQADAAPPEDIAEGWAEWWPTGLWCIPLHAPTGHRLGLLVLLLEEAPPAVVHQQLDGLTRTWAYCWHALTRRRRIGRWRPSRRQVLITLLVAAGLLLLPVRQTALAPAQIVSRQAQIVSSPIDGVIAQVLVRPNQPVEADTPLFTLDETTLRSRAEVLGKEVAVADAELLAASQRAFDNPQSKNELTLLQGRAQQRRAELAAVQAQLRRTQVLAPRAGVAVFSDPNDWLGKPVSTGERIMHVADPAQPAMQIQLAVADAIALEPGAEVTLFLTAYPLSPLKGKILETSYQAKPSDDGVVAYRLLASIDERSEHARLGLHGTAKLYGGRVMLGYYLLRRPLATVRAWSGW from the coding sequence ATGACCGTGAATAGACCACTGCCCCACCCGCAGCTGTTGCTGCAACTGGACGCCCTGCGCGATAAAGCCATGGCCGCCGAAACGCTGGGCGCGCTGGCATTCAGCATGGCCAACGACCTGTACCCGCTACTGCCCTTCCACCAGTCGCTGGTGTTCGAGCAAGGCAACAGCGGCTTGGAGCTGCTGTGCGTGTCGGGCCTGGCGCGCCCCAGCGAAGACTCGCCCTACCTGGTCTGGCTCAGACGCGCCAGCCGTTGGTTGGCCGAGCGCTTGGTCGAGCCGCAGCCCGCCTGGTTGACCCAGGCCGACGCCGCGCCACCTGAAGACATCGCCGAGGGCTGGGCCGAGTGGTGGCCTACCGGCCTGTGGTGCATCCCCTTGCATGCCCCGACCGGCCATCGCCTTGGCCTGCTGGTATTGCTGCTGGAAGAAGCACCGCCGGCGGTGGTGCACCAGCAGCTGGATGGTTTGACGCGCACCTGGGCCTATTGCTGGCATGCGCTGACCCGGCGCCGGCGAATCGGCCGCTGGCGCCCCAGCCGCCGCCAGGTGCTGATCACCCTGCTGGTGGCCGCCGGACTGTTGCTGCTCCCAGTGCGGCAAACGGCGTTGGCACCGGCACAGATCGTGTCGCGCCAGGCACAGATCGTCAGTTCACCGATCGACGGCGTGATCGCCCAGGTACTGGTGCGCCCCAACCAGCCGGTGGAAGCCGACACCCCGCTGTTCACCCTCGACGAAACCACCCTGCGCAGCCGCGCCGAGGTACTCGGCAAGGAAGTCGCGGTGGCCGACGCCGAGCTGCTAGCCGCCAGCCAGCGTGCATTCGACAACCCGCAAAGCAAGAACGAGCTGACCTTGCTGCAAGGCCGTGCCCAGCAACGTCGCGCCGAGCTGGCCGCGGTGCAAGCGCAGTTACGGCGTACCCAGGTGCTGGCACCACGGGCCGGGGTTGCTGTGTTCAGCGACCCCAACGACTGGCTCGGCAAGCCGGTATCGACCGGCGAGCGCATCATGCACGTGGCCGACCCGGCACAACCGGCCATGCAGATCCAGCTGGCCGTGGCCGATGCCATCGCCCTGGAGCCGGGCGCCGAGGTCACGCTGTTCCTCACCGCCTATCCGCTCAGCCCGCTCAAGGGCAAAATCCTCGAAACCAGCTACCAGGCCAAGCCCAGTGATGACGGCGTGGTCGCCTACCGCCTGCTGGCCAGCATCGACGAACGCTCCGAGCATGCCCGCCTGGGCCTGCACGGCACCGCCAAACTGTACGGCGGCCGGGTAATGCTCGGTTATTACCTGCTGCGCCGGCCGCTGGCCACGGTGCGTGCCTGGAGTGGCTGGTGA
- a CDS encoding DUF4381 domain-containing protein, translating to MSTAVIPSIDQLRELAPGTPPFSYLPHTWAWLVMGLVMLALLLVWVALRWRRWSRERYRRQALQYLDLLAKAEGDQRLAALREVPVLLKRVALSLPDPPPVASLAGAQWQAFLEQRAGQPLPAGFVQTLQTVAYAPDAQLLALDAQQVAALYSTSRCWIEGHHVAV from the coding sequence ATGAGCACTGCCGTCATACCGTCAATCGACCAGTTGCGCGAGCTGGCACCTGGCACGCCGCCGTTCAGTTACCTGCCGCACACCTGGGCGTGGTTGGTGATGGGGCTGGTGATGCTGGCCTTGCTCCTGGTCTGGGTGGCCCTGCGCTGGCGGCGTTGGTCGCGCGAGCGTTATCGCCGCCAAGCCTTGCAGTATCTTGATCTGCTGGCCAAGGCCGAGGGTGATCAGCGCCTGGCCGCTCTGCGGGAAGTGCCCGTGCTGCTAAAACGGGTGGCGCTGTCGCTGCCAGATCCGCCGCCTGTGGCCAGCCTGGCCGGCGCGCAATGGCAGGCTTTTCTTGAACAGCGCGCCGGTCAGCCGTTACCTGCCGGTTTTGTGCAAACCCTGCAAACGGTCGCGTATGCGCCCGATGCCCAACTGCTCGCGCTCGATGCGCAGCAGGTCGCTGCGTTGTACAGCACCAGCCGATGCTGGATCGAGGGGCACCATGTGGCAGTTTGA
- a CDS encoding tetratricopeptide repeat protein, with protein MGCIAQAVQRVRAVIGIGVLLLPLCTVGLSQAATEQGQLPAQAKEREGYAEATSCQACHTEQAKQWQQSDHSWALRDVSPANVLGNFNDVRYDEDGVKAHFYRKGDSFFVNIEGEDGKPADFKVLYTFGFEPLQQYLVALSRGRLQALTLAWDSRPAALGGQRWFSLYPGQRFAPDDPLHWTGRYQNWNGMCADCHSTRLVKHYDDTHDSFASTWQEKTVGCQGCHGPGQAHVDWASQHPGVSPAQGLAVDYKALGSKGLVEQCAYCHSRRQSLGTGQMPGHPPLDQSLPATLRTGLYHDDGQIDGEVYEYGSFTQSKMFAAGVGCTDCHNPHTTKVRIEGNGLCLQCHNTQPNAARFAGLQAKDYDSPAHHHHAAGSPGSQCVNCHMPSKNYMVIDPRRDHSLRIPRPDLAAEGNGPDACTTCHQDRKPEWAAKAIEGWFGSPKRPAHYGQNFHAVREDPSTTLSRLGYLLADKSNPAIVRATAADQLADLGTAAASNLQWALQDKDPLVRAYAVAGFTSLPPEQRLKPLLPLLEDPTLAVRDEAVRALADVPAAQLPEASRESFKTLLDDYEQRLRSNADLPGGRLNLAVLMQRQGRDEQAVEQYRQALRMDPYFVPARVNLVTLASSAQRLDDAESLLREGVALDKMPAADRGNLAYMLALLLVERGNPDEALGWMERAAVALPGNTRIRYNQGLLLSRMNRRDEALQALRSGLEQAPENVDLLYSLIYLHALAGEREQAYGYVERMRAVAPDDPRLQAIEPYYQKGR; from the coding sequence ATGGGGTGTATTGCACAGGCAGTGCAGAGGGTGAGGGCGGTTATCGGAATAGGTGTCTTGCTACTGCCACTGTGCACCGTTGGGCTGAGTCAGGCAGCCACCGAGCAGGGGCAGTTGCCGGCCCAGGCCAAGGAACGTGAGGGCTATGCGGAAGCGACCAGTTGCCAGGCGTGCCATACCGAGCAGGCCAAACAATGGCAGCAGTCCGACCATTCCTGGGCGTTGCGCGATGTCAGCCCGGCCAACGTGCTGGGCAACTTCAATGACGTGCGCTATGACGAAGACGGGGTGAAGGCCCACTTTTACCGCAAGGGTGACAGTTTTTTCGTCAACATCGAGGGCGAAGATGGCAAACCGGCTGACTTCAAGGTGCTCTATACCTTTGGCTTCGAGCCGCTGCAGCAGTACCTGGTGGCGCTGTCGCGCGGCCGCTTGCAGGCCTTGACCCTCGCCTGGGACAGCCGGCCGGCGGCGCTTGGCGGTCAACGCTGGTTCTCGTTGTACCCTGGGCAACGCTTCGCTCCTGACGACCCGCTGCACTGGACGGGCCGTTACCAGAACTGGAACGGTATGTGCGCTGACTGTCACTCGACCCGGCTGGTCAAGCATTACGATGATACCCACGACAGTTTTGCCAGTACCTGGCAGGAAAAGACTGTGGGTTGCCAGGGCTGCCACGGCCCTGGCCAGGCCCATGTTGACTGGGCCAGCCAACACCCCGGCGTTTCGCCTGCCCAAGGGCTTGCGGTGGATTACAAAGCGCTGGGCAGCAAGGGCTTGGTAGAGCAATGCGCCTATTGCCACAGCCGCCGACAAAGCCTGGGCACTGGCCAGATGCCGGGCCACCCTCCGCTGGACCAAAGCTTGCCCGCCACGCTGCGCACGGGCCTGTACCATGACGATGGGCAGATCGACGGCGAAGTCTATGAGTACGGCTCATTTACCCAGAGCAAGATGTTCGCCGCCGGTGTCGGTTGTACCGATTGCCATAACCCGCATACCACCAAGGTGCGCATAGAAGGTAACGGGCTTTGCCTGCAATGCCATAACACCCAGCCCAATGCTGCACGTTTCGCTGGCTTGCAGGCCAAGGACTATGACAGCCCCGCGCACCATCACCACGCGGCCGGCTCGCCGGGTTCGCAGTGCGTCAATTGCCACATGCCCAGCAAAAATTACATGGTGATCGACCCCAGGCGCGATCACAGCCTGCGTATACCCCGGCCGGACCTTGCCGCAGAGGGCAACGGCCCGGATGCCTGTACCACCTGCCACCAAGACCGCAAGCCCGAGTGGGCGGCCAAGGCCATTGAAGGTTGGTTCGGGTCACCGAAGCGCCCCGCTCATTACGGCCAGAACTTCCACGCCGTGCGCGAGGACCCGAGCACTACCCTGAGCCGCCTGGGTTATCTGCTTGCGGACAAGAGCAACCCGGCCATCGTCCGCGCCACCGCCGCCGACCAGTTGGCAGACTTGGGCACCGCAGCGGCCAGCAACTTGCAATGGGCACTGCAGGACAAAGACCCGCTAGTGCGCGCCTACGCTGTGGCCGGATTCACCAGCCTGCCCCCCGAGCAGCGTTTGAAACCGTTGCTGCCCCTGCTCGAAGACCCCACCTTGGCCGTGCGCGACGAAGCCGTGCGGGCCTTGGCCGATGTCCCGGCAGCACAGTTACCTGAAGCCAGCCGCGAGTCGTTCAAAACGTTGCTTGACGATTACGAGCAGCGCTTGCGCAGTAACGCGGACCTGCCAGGGGGGCGGCTCAACCTGGCGGTGCTTATGCAGCGCCAGGGCCGCGACGAGCAGGCTGTGGAGCAGTATCGCCAAGCCTTGCGCATGGACCCGTATTTCGTCCCGGCGCGAGTCAACCTGGTGACCCTGGCCAGCAGCGCGCAACGCCTGGATGATGCCGAAAGCCTGCTGCGCGAGGGGGTGGCGCTGGACAAGATGCCCGCTGCCGATCGTGGCAACCTGGCCTACATGCTGGCTTTGCTGCTGGTCGAGCGCGGCAATCCCGACGAGGCGCTGGGCTGGATGGAGCGGGCCGCCGTGGCGCTGCCGGGCAATACGCGCATTCGCTACAACCAGGGCCTGCTGCTGTCTCGCATGAACCGCCGTGACGAAGCCCTGCAAGCGTTGCGTAGCGGCTTGGAGCAAGCACCAGAAAACGTCGACCTGCTGTATTCGTTGATCTACCTGCATGCATTGGCTGGCGAGCGCGAGCAGGCTTACGGCTATGTCGAGCGGATGCGCGCGGTGGCACCAGACGACCCGCGGCTGCAGGCCATCGAGCCGTATTACCAGAAGGGGCGGTGA
- a CDS encoding DUF58 domain-containing protein, with translation MPANSVTPDGFVYASLTELVGLEARARGLSFVARQPLSSILSGNHASRLRGRGLSFDELRHYIPGDDLRHLDWRASLRYGKPFVRTFTEERDRPTLVLVDQRMSMYFGSQRYFKSVTAAQLAALCAWMAFHAGDRVGGLVFGNQRVERVRPLRSRARVEALCSAVVRANHALTAFASEDADGQLDKVLRTCVASAGHDHLICIISDFAGISEQTLPLLRQLRQHNDVIALQVYDPIALQVPDRGRVNVTQGAQQVELEVGRRRVSKPLGDFLAGRLRDVEALLRRSQVPLMLINTAEDSLEQLRRELGRLAQVPR, from the coding sequence ATGCCCGCTAATAGCGTTACGCCTGACGGTTTTGTCTACGCCTCGCTCACTGAACTGGTGGGGCTGGAGGCGCGCGCGCGGGGGCTGAGTTTCGTCGCCCGGCAGCCGCTGTCGAGCATCCTTTCCGGTAACCATGCCTCGCGCCTGCGTGGGCGCGGCTTGAGCTTCGACGAGCTGCGTCACTACATCCCCGGCGACGACTTGCGCCACTTGGACTGGCGCGCCTCGTTGCGTTACGGCAAGCCCTTCGTGCGCACCTTCACCGAAGAGCGCGACCGGCCTACGCTGGTGCTGGTGGACCAGCGCATGAGCATGTATTTCGGCTCCCAACGCTACTTCAAGTCGGTCACTGCGGCGCAGTTGGCGGCGTTGTGTGCATGGATGGCGTTTCACGCCGGTGACAGGGTCGGTGGCCTGGTGTTCGGCAATCAGCGGGTGGAGCGCGTGCGGCCGTTGCGTAGTCGCGCGCGGGTCGAGGCCCTGTGCAGTGCAGTGGTCAGGGCCAACCACGCGCTGACGGCGTTCGCCAGCGAAGACGCAGATGGCCAATTGGACAAGGTGTTGCGCACCTGCGTTGCCTCGGCAGGCCATGATCACTTGATCTGCATCATCAGCGACTTCGCGGGTATCAGCGAGCAAACCTTGCCGCTGCTGCGCCAGTTACGCCAGCACAACGATGTGATCGCCCTGCAGGTGTACGACCCCATCGCATTGCAAGTGCCGGACAGGGGGCGGGTGAACGTGACCCAGGGTGCGCAGCAGGTGGAGTTGGAAGTGGGCAGGCGTCGGGTTAGCAAACCGCTGGGTGATTTTCTCGCCGGGCGCCTGCGCGATGTAGAAGCGCTGCTGCGCCGCAGCCAGGTACCGCTGATGCTGATCAATACCGCCGAGGACAGCCTTGAACAACTGCGCAGGGAGCTGGGCCGCCTGGCCCAGGTACCGCGATGA
- a CDS encoding AAA family ATPase — protein sequence MNTHEHVKALEASVAEKVLGQAETIRHVLLGLLANGHVLLESLPGLAKTRTVKALATHLEAQMRRIQFTPDLLPSDITGGEILQQSAEGNKISFQPGPLFGNVILADEINRAPAKVQAALLEAMEERQITVAGQSYPMPGLFMVLATQNPIEQEGTYPLPEAQMDRFLMKLHLDYPHSDDETQVLRLVRAEDQATHAGAAQPVRLAQQVIFDARSEVARVHVAEAIDRYLIDLINATRHPGDYDAELARWINIGASPRGGISLDRVARAHAWLNGQDFVSPDNVRAVVHPVLRHRLQLSYDAVSDGVAADQVIDRLLDKVAIPA from the coding sequence GTGAACACCCATGAACACGTCAAAGCGCTGGAAGCGTCGGTCGCCGAGAAGGTCCTCGGCCAGGCCGAGACCATTCGCCATGTACTGCTGGGGCTGCTTGCCAACGGCCATGTGCTGCTCGAAAGCCTGCCGGGCCTGGCCAAGACGCGCACAGTCAAGGCCCTGGCCACGCACCTGGAAGCGCAGATGCGGCGCATCCAGTTCACCCCCGATCTGCTGCCCTCGGACATCACGGGCGGCGAAATCCTGCAGCAGTCGGCCGAGGGCAACAAGATCAGCTTTCAACCTGGGCCGCTGTTCGGCAACGTGATACTCGCCGACGAAATCAACCGTGCCCCGGCCAAGGTCCAGGCGGCCTTGCTCGAGGCCATGGAAGAGCGCCAGATCACCGTGGCCGGGCAAAGTTATCCGATGCCGGGGCTGTTCATGGTGCTGGCCACCCAGAACCCCATCGAGCAGGAAGGCACTTACCCGTTGCCCGAGGCGCAGATGGACCGGTTCTTGATGAAGCTGCACCTGGATTACCCGCACTCTGACGACGAAACCCAGGTGCTGCGCCTGGTGCGTGCCGAGGACCAGGCCACCCACGCAGGCGCCGCGCAACCTGTACGCCTGGCCCAGCAAGTGATCTTCGATGCCCGCAGCGAGGTGGCGCGGGTGCATGTTGCCGAGGCGATTGACCGTTACCTTATCGACCTGATCAACGCGACCCGTCACCCAGGCGACTACGATGCCGAGCTGGCGCGCTGGATCAACATCGGTGCCAGCCCGCGCGGTGGCATCAGCCTTGACCGGGTGGCACGCGCACATGCCTGGCTCAACGGCCAGGACTTTGTTTCACCGGACAACGTGCGCGCGGTGGTGCACCCGGTTTTGCGCCACCGGCTGCAACTGTCGTACGACGCGGTCAGCGACGGCGTGGCGGCAGACCAGGTTATCGACAGGTTGTTGGACAAGGTGGCCATTCCGGCCTGA
- a CDS encoding efflux RND transporter periplasmic adaptor subunit codes for MLLPVVGHRYLPFLLALASVCAHAEQEPTAEDPQLIRILLAAELETTLSSQMSGTLGELKTSFGEHVTKGATLARFNCNEAQARGKVAVAELAMARQNLEAKKQLRKLDAVGDIEVAAANTEVQKADGARAMGEAQMSYCQVLAPFSGHVAKVYVKPYQTVSAGTPLFDLVSDGALKVRLNVPSSQLKSLSPGQPLQVSVHETGKTYPAKVSVINSRVDAVAQTVELEARFDQRYPELIAGMSGTARFDHDRE; via the coding sequence ATGCTTTTGCCTGTTGTTGGACACCGCTACCTACCGTTTTTGTTGGCCTTGGCCAGCGTTTGCGCCCACGCCGAGCAAGAGCCGACCGCCGAAGACCCGCAGTTGATCCGCATCCTGCTGGCAGCAGAGCTGGAAACCACCCTCTCCAGCCAGATGAGCGGCACACTGGGGGAGCTGAAAACCAGCTTCGGCGAGCACGTGACCAAAGGCGCGACCTTGGCGCGCTTCAATTGCAACGAGGCCCAAGCCCGCGGCAAGGTCGCCGTGGCCGAGCTGGCCATGGCCCGGCAGAACCTGGAAGCCAAAAAGCAACTGCGCAAACTCGACGCCGTCGGCGATATCGAAGTGGCCGCAGCCAATACCGAAGTGCAGAAGGCTGATGGCGCCCGTGCCATGGGCGAAGCGCAAATGAGCTACTGCCAGGTACTGGCCCCCTTCTCGGGCCATGTGGCCAAGGTTTACGTCAAGCCATACCAGACCGTCAGCGCGGGTACGCCACTGTTCGACCTGGTCAGCGACGGCGCATTGAAGGTGCGCCTGAATGTGCCCTCCAGCCAGCTGAAAAGCCTAAGCCCCGGCCAGCCGCTGCAGGTCAGCGTGCATGAGACGGGCAAAACCTACCCGGCCAAGGTCAGTGTGATCAACTCAAGGGTCGATGCCGTGGCGCAGACAGTGGAACTTGAAGCGCGCTTCGACCAGCGCTACCCCGAACTGATCGCCGGTATGAGCGGCACGGCGCGGTTCGACCATGACCGTGAATAG
- a CDS encoding HlyD family efflux transporter periplasmic adaptor subunit translates to MLDLSDLPLPPLREDLRLCEAADSREGEPAWMIHDTVVNRFYRIGWLEFECLLRWGQTPRQISEQVSRDSALNPDVEQVLALRTFLEHHHLLRPGPEQLAKLQAASEARTWSSWRWWLHHYLFFRVPLLRPQAGLQRLAVALGWLFHPLTGVLVIGLTLLGIILVMQQWDAFTHAVVESFSTEGLFSFALALVVAKTLHELGHALVATRLGLRVGHMGVAFLVLWPMLYTDTGESWKLKRAHQRLAIASAGIVTELSLAGLATLGWALCDDGALRNALLYLATTSWVLSLALNASPFMRFDGYFILSDLLDFPNLHERASALARVALRRNLLGLNEPWPEPFPVGQRRLLVAFAFATWLYRLVLFLGIAVAVYLFFFKLLGIVLFMVELAWFIALPVKRELSHWWQQRARIPGQRKRLFYLGAGLVVLALAVPWHSQVDAVGVARAEHQLRVYTPYPARLKSLHSQGHVKAGDVLAVLEEPDLDSRMRSSQASARSYQARLSGLLADPAGLTEDAATQQRLKVQNEEARAARIEIARLNLQAPFAGTWLDLDPDWRPGQWLNRQEPLGMLIDPSHWQVDAYVAQDQVHHLAVGNAVKFYPEGQATALRGKVLAIGSTRAGQLAHRMLSSHFGGPVPTSGQSLVPSNALFQVLVALDEPLASVRETRGKLQIEGEKRSLLGELGKWILGVGLRESGF, encoded by the coding sequence ATGCTCGACCTGTCCGACCTGCCGCTGCCCCCGCTGCGCGAGGACCTGCGCCTGTGCGAGGCCGCCGACAGCCGTGAAGGGGAACCGGCATGGATGATCCACGACACCGTGGTCAACCGTTTCTACCGGATTGGCTGGTTGGAGTTCGAGTGCCTGCTGCGCTGGGGCCAGACGCCGCGCCAGATCAGCGAACAAGTATCGCGGGACAGCGCGCTCAACCCCGATGTCGAGCAGGTGCTGGCGCTGCGCACGTTCCTCGAACACCACCACCTGCTGCGCCCCGGCCCCGAGCAATTGGCCAAACTGCAGGCCGCGAGCGAGGCGCGCACCTGGTCGAGCTGGCGTTGGTGGTTGCACCACTACCTGTTCTTCCGCGTGCCGCTGCTGCGCCCGCAAGCCGGCCTGCAGCGCCTGGCGGTAGCGCTAGGCTGGCTGTTCCATCCGCTTACCGGCGTGCTGGTGATCGGCCTGACCCTGCTCGGGATCATCCTGGTGATGCAGCAGTGGGACGCCTTCACCCATGCAGTGGTCGAGTCGTTCTCCACCGAAGGCCTGTTCAGTTTTGCCCTGGCTCTGGTGGTCGCAAAAACCCTGCACGAGCTTGGCCACGCGCTGGTCGCCACACGCCTGGGCTTGCGCGTGGGGCACATGGGCGTGGCGTTTCTGGTGCTGTGGCCGATGCTCTACACCGACACCGGCGAAAGCTGGAAACTCAAGCGCGCCCACCAGCGCCTGGCCATCGCCTCGGCCGGCATCGTCACCGAATTATCCCTGGCAGGCCTGGCCACCCTCGGCTGGGCGCTGTGCGACGACGGCGCCCTGCGCAACGCGCTGCTGTACCTGGCGACCACCAGCTGGGTGCTGTCGCTGGCCCTCAACGCCAGTCCGTTCATGCGCTTCGACGGCTACTTCATCCTCAGCGACCTGCTCGACTTCCCCAACCTGCACGAGCGCGCCTCGGCGCTGGCGCGGGTTGCCCTGCGGCGCAACCTGCTTGGGCTCAACGAGCCATGGCCCGAGCCATTCCCGGTAGGGCAACGCCGCCTGCTGGTGGCGTTCGCTTTTGCCACTTGGCTGTACCGCCTGGTGCTGTTCCTCGGCATTGCCGTGGCGGTGTACCTGTTCTTCTTCAAACTGCTAGGGATCGTGCTGTTCATGGTCGAGTTGGCGTGGTTTATCGCGCTGCCGGTGAAACGTGAGCTGAGCCACTGGTGGCAACAGCGGGCACGCATCCCGGGTCAGCGCAAACGGCTGTTCTACCTAGGCGCAGGCCTTGTTGTACTGGCGCTGGCGGTGCCTTGGCACAGCCAGGTCGACGCCGTTGGCGTAGCCCGGGCCGAACACCAGTTGCGCGTGTACACGCCCTACCCTGCGCGGCTGAAAAGCTTGCATTCGCAAGGCCACGTCAAGGCTGGCGACGTGCTGGCAGTGCTCGAAGAGCCAGACCTGGATTCGCGCATGCGCAGCAGCCAGGCCAGCGCCCGCAGCTATCAGGCGCGCCTTTCTGGGCTGCTGGCCGACCCCGCCGGGCTGACCGAGGACGCTGCCACCCAGCAACGCCTGAAGGTGCAGAACGAAGAAGCCCGCGCGGCACGCATCGAAATCGCCCGCCTCAACCTGCAGGCGCCATTCGCCGGCACCTGGCTGGACCTGGACCCGGACTGGCGCCCTGGCCAGTGGCTCAACCGCCAGGAACCGCTGGGCATGCTGATCGACCCCAGTCACTGGCAGGTCGATGCCTACGTCGCCCAGGACCAGGTGCACCACCTGGCTGTGGGCAATGCCGTGAAATTTTACCCCGAAGGCCAGGCCACCGCGCTGCGCGGCAAAGTGCTGGCCATTGGCAGCACCCGCGCCGGGCAGTTGGCCCACCGCATGTTGTCTTCGCATTTCGGCGGCCCGGTGCCGACCAGCGGCCAGTCGCTGGTGCCCAGCAACGCGCTGTTCCAGGTACTGGTCGCGTTGGATGAGCCGTTGGCCAGCGTGCGCGAAACCCGCGGCAAGCTGCAGATCGAAGGGGAAAAACGCAGCCTCCTCGGTGAGCTGGGTAAATGGATTCTGGGAGTCGGGCTGCGCGAAAGCGGCTTCTGA
- a CDS encoding VCBS domain-containing protein yields MLDAQGNYRYVVDNSNAAVQALRTDTDQLTEVFQYSVSDGNGKIVTATFTVIIHGRNDTLLRPTPPPAGNYARSLATCWTTTPTSTATKPTAIRDGTGGGQQVPTAAVASQQTAATTATPPCRRFPQAKRWSSSSPIRWSIPTA; encoded by the coding sequence GTGTTGGATGCCCAAGGCAACTACCGCTACGTGGTGGACAACAGCAACGCTGCGGTTCAGGCCCTGCGCACCGATACCGACCAACTGACCGAGGTGTTCCAGTACAGCGTCAGCGATGGCAACGGCAAAATCGTCACTGCCACCTTCACCGTCATCATCCACGGCCGCAACGACACCCTGTTGCGACCAACGCCGCCACCGGCCGGCAACTACGCCCGCAGCCTGGCAACGTGCTGGACAACGACACCGACGTCGACGGCAACGAAACCAACCGCGATCCGCGATGGCACCGGGGGCGGACAACAGGTACCAACGGCTGCGGTTGCCAGCCAGCAGACGGCCGCGACAACAGCAACGCCACCGTGCAGGCGCTTTCCCCAGGCCAAGCGCTGGTCGAGCAGTTCACCTATCAGGTGGTCGATACCGACGGCCTGA